In a single window of the Synechococcus sp. HK05 genome:
- a CDS encoding sigma-70 family RNA polymerase sigma factor: MAVQDSTRAWLDGVGRLPQGSSQLVISRGQQIRAADDPDATPSQRRAAARARSRMIKENLRLVVCIAKPYHARIQRSAALEFSDLLQAGSIGLIRAVEKFDPALGYSFSTYASWWIRQSIRREIEASGSCIRLSARQQQLRLKAHFAPPGLSHGELAEYLGVDPQQLNELQQAWKASQLDSLDRPIEVGSETTKLGDCLASPADVSLDQQDLHDAVARFRRRAPAEIAVFDRLVQGESQSEVARSMGISRQALNRRLERSTKRLRLLDPAARELLAEWA, translated from the coding sequence ATGGCGGTTCAAGACAGCACCCGTGCCTGGCTCGACGGCGTCGGCCGTTTGCCCCAGGGATCTTCACAGCTGGTGATCAGCCGGGGTCAGCAGATTCGCGCGGCTGACGATCCCGATGCCACGCCTTCACAGCGCCGGGCCGCAGCCCGGGCCCGCAGCCGCATGATCAAAGAAAATCTGCGGCTTGTTGTGTGTATCGCTAAGCCTTATCACGCACGGATCCAGAGAAGTGCGGCGCTGGAGTTTTCCGATCTGCTCCAGGCCGGTTCGATCGGTTTGATCCGAGCCGTGGAGAAGTTTGATCCCGCCCTGGGCTACTCCTTCTCCACCTATGCCAGCTGGTGGATTCGCCAGTCGATTCGCCGAGAGATCGAGGCCAGTGGTAGTTGCATCCGCCTGTCAGCTCGCCAGCAGCAGTTGCGGCTCAAGGCGCATTTTGCGCCGCCGGGCCTCAGCCACGGCGAACTGGCTGAGTATCTCGGTGTGGATCCACAGCAACTCAACGAGCTTCAACAGGCCTGGAAGGCCTCGCAGCTGGACAGCCTTGATCGGCCAATCGAGGTGGGCAGCGAGACCACCAAGCTGGGCGATTGCCTCGCTTCTCCGGCCGATGTGTCGCTCGATCAGCAAGACCTCCACGACGCGGTGGCGCGCTTTCGCAGGCGGGCACCGGCAGAGATCGCTGTGTTCGATCGCCTTGTGCAGGGTGAAAGCCAGAGTGAAGTGGCCCGCAGCATGGGGATTAGCCGCCAGGCCCTCAACCGCAGGTTGGAGCGCTCCACGAAACGGCTGCGGCTGCTCGATCCTGCCGCCCGTGAATTGCTTGCGGAATGGGCATGA
- a CDS encoding glycogen/starch/alpha-glucan phosphorylase has protein sequence MTTTPKIALPASYGDAQRTGLTADDLFDGITEHLFFSQGASTTSPTDHDLYMALSYAVRDRLMARHLAYKDLQRQHPTKSVAYLSAEFLMGPQLGNNLLMLGIREEAQEAMARFGVANLDRILAVEEEPGLGNGGLGRLAACYVESLASLEIPATGYGIRYEFGIFDQLIENGWQVEITDKWLKGGWPWEVVYPYKSCRVGFGGSTRTFRDRDGRLRVCWEPAEQALGIPHDVPVLGYGVNTCGRVRLWRAVATESFDFRAFNSGDYHAAVEDKVNSETLSKVLYPNDGTDAGRRLRLKQQHFFVSCSLQDMLRSLQERGIPIAEFENHWTVQLNDTHPAIAVAELMRLLVDEHQLDWDQAWTITTRSLAYTNHTLLPEALECWGLGLFASLLPRHLQIIYELNSRFLQQVRLRYPGRDDILSRVSLIDERGGKSVRMAHLAALGSHHINGVAVLHSQLVQRDLFPDFADLWPEKFTNITNGVTPRRWLALANPPLASLLSECLGQGWPVEPQRWHELESFADDPGFLDRWGACKLAAKRQLASLIADRHDLLVDPTSLFDVQVKRIHEYKRQHLNALQLVARYLRIKKGLTEGMVPRTVVFAGKAAPGYYLAKLIIRLINGIADVVNRDPDCKDLLKVVFLADFNVKLAEHVYPAADLSEQISTAGLEASGTGNMKFMMNGAITLGTLDGANVEILEQVDHDHFELFGLTTDQVAAWRSSGYRPWDVLEASPGLQEVFNLLDSGQFSDGDRGLFSPLLQGLRQSDPFFVLADFDAYLQAQQRVDRRWRDPSGWRRSSLMNTARSGFFSSDRSVQEYADRVWNVKPLPVELACSLMEPSPHQLSD, from the coding sequence ATGACCACCACCCCAAAAATCGCGCTGCCGGCCAGCTATGGCGACGCGCAACGCACCGGACTCACCGCTGACGATCTGTTTGATGGCATCACGGAGCATCTGTTCTTCAGCCAGGGTGCCAGCACCACGTCGCCGACCGATCACGATCTCTACATGGCCTTGAGCTATGCGGTGCGCGATCGCCTCATGGCACGGCATCTGGCCTACAAGGATCTGCAACGCCAGCACCCCACCAAATCGGTGGCCTACCTGTCCGCTGAATTTTTGATGGGTCCCCAACTGGGAAACAACCTGTTGATGTTGGGGATTCGCGAGGAGGCACAGGAGGCGATGGCCCGTTTTGGCGTCGCGAATCTTGATCGGATCTTGGCGGTGGAAGAGGAGCCGGGCTTGGGGAACGGTGGGCTGGGTCGGCTTGCAGCGTGCTATGTGGAATCTCTGGCCAGCCTTGAGATCCCAGCCACGGGGTATGGCATTCGTTACGAGTTCGGCATCTTCGATCAGCTGATTGAGAATGGCTGGCAGGTGGAGATCACCGATAAGTGGCTCAAAGGGGGATGGCCCTGGGAGGTGGTGTATCCGTATAAGTCGTGCCGGGTTGGTTTTGGCGGCAGCACACGCACCTTCCGCGATCGCGACGGACGGTTGCGGGTGTGTTGGGAGCCAGCCGAGCAAGCGCTTGGCATCCCCCATGACGTGCCTGTGCTGGGCTATGGGGTGAACACCTGCGGCCGCGTGCGTCTTTGGCGGGCTGTGGCCACAGAAAGTTTTGATTTTCGTGCCTTCAACAGTGGCGATTACCACGCAGCCGTTGAAGACAAAGTGAATAGCGAGACGCTCTCCAAAGTGCTCTATCCCAACGATGGCACTGATGCAGGGCGGCGCTTGCGGCTCAAGCAGCAGCATTTCTTTGTGAGCTGCTCATTGCAGGATATGTTGCGCAGTTTGCAGGAGCGGGGGATTCCAATTGCGGAGTTTGAGAACCACTGGACTGTGCAACTCAATGACACCCATCCAGCGATCGCCGTCGCTGAATTGATGCGCTTGCTGGTGGACGAGCATCAATTGGACTGGGATCAGGCCTGGACGATCACCACCCGCTCACTCGCTTACACCAACCACACCCTCTTGCCGGAAGCCCTCGAATGCTGGGGCTTGGGCCTGTTTGCAAGTCTGCTGCCGCGGCACCTCCAGATCATCTATGAACTCAACAGCCGCTTCCTCCAGCAGGTACGGCTGCGTTATCCCGGGCGTGACGACATCCTCAGCCGGGTGTCGTTGATTGACGAGCGGGGCGGCAAATCCGTGCGCATGGCTCACCTGGCTGCCCTGGGATCGCATCACATCAATGGTGTGGCGGTCCTGCACAGCCAGCTTGTGCAGCGGGATCTCTTCCCTGATTTCGCGGACCTTTGGCCGGAGAAATTCACCAACATCACCAACGGGGTGACACCGCGTCGTTGGCTCGCTCTTGCCAATCCACCCTTGGCCTCCCTGCTCAGTGAGTGTTTGGGACAGGGCTGGCCAGTGGAACCGCAACGCTGGCATGAGCTGGAGTCCTTCGCTGATGATCCGGGCTTTCTCGATCGTTGGGGAGCCTGCAAGCTGGCGGCCAAGCGCCAGCTCGCCAGTTTGATTGCTGATCGTCATGACTTGCTGGTGGATCCCACCTCGTTGTTTGACGTGCAGGTGAAGCGGATTCATGAGTACAAGCGTCAGCATCTCAATGCTCTTCAATTGGTCGCTCGCTATCTGCGCATCAAGAAGGGCCTCACAGAGGGGATGGTGCCGCGCACGGTGGTGTTTGCCGGTAAGGCGGCTCCGGGTTATTACCTGGCCAAGCTGATCATCCGTTTGATCAATGGCATCGCGGATGTGGTGAATCGTGATCCCGACTGTAAGGATCTTTTGAAGGTTGTGTTCCTGGCTGATTTCAACGTGAAACTGGCCGAGCACGTCTACCCGGCCGCGGATCTCTCGGAGCAGATTTCCACCGCCGGCCTGGAGGCATCGGGTACCGGAAATATGAAATTCATGATGAATGGTGCGATCACGCTGGGCACTCTTGACGGCGCGAATGTGGAGATCCTTGAGCAAGTGGACCACGACCATTTCGAGCTGTTTGGGCTCACTACCGACCAGGTGGCTGCCTGGCGCTCTTCGGGCTATCGCCCCTGGGATGTGCTCGAGGCTTCACCAGGGCTTCAGGAAGTGTTCAACCTCCTCGATTCTGGTCAATTCAGCGACGGCGATCGTGGCTTGTTCTCCCCGTTGCTGCAGGGTTTACGGCAGTCGGATCCTTTCTTTGTGCTGGCTGATTTCGATGCTTACCTGCAGGCTCAGCAGCGCGTTGATCGACGTTGGCGCGACCCGAGTGGTTGGAGACGCTCCTCCCTGATGAACACGGCTCGCAGTGGCTTCTTCTCCTCGGATCGCTCGGTCCAGGAGTACGCCGACCGGGTTTGGAACGTGAAGCCTCTGCCCGTTGAGCTCGCTTGCTCGTTGATGGAGCCGTCGCCCCACCAGCTGTCCGACTGA
- a CDS encoding MFS transporter, with product MTLSVMGHPKSVQAFIEEIPSWDDGDHLAGPPLSSMQWLVWALATAGKFFEGMIVFMQGVGLPLISEQFALTDIDEGLITAATLAGILFGALLLGGLADRLGRKPVFIGEMVLLLVALLVAALAPSKQVLIGSLFVTGLALGADYPTAHLVISESIPSAIRGRLVLGAFSFQAVGAVLGTAIAAVILGAKPDLDAWRLFYLVPVIPVAGVIWGRLFLPESSHWLITRGLTTKAEKQLRKLLNRQNLRLKSVQVESESGRPHRKGSWDQLFIGKYLRGTILASLPWFLQDLSTYGIGIFTPVIIGLAFGHVSHDRNVASIIHADLIGARGTALIDVGFLVGIAVAIVLADRWGRIPLQVIGFIGCAVGLSLAALGGGGDQSTDRLVLIVAGFLIFQFMTNFGPNATTYLLAGEVFPTRIRGLGAGFAAASGKVGAVLTAFFFPTLLKAWGTERLLMALVITSLLGAVVTWLYRIETKGLDMETL from the coding sequence GTGACTCTCTCCGTCATGGGCCACCCCAAGAGTGTTCAGGCTTTCATCGAAGAGATTCCCAGCTGGGATGACGGCGACCATCTGGCCGGTCCACCCCTGTCCTCGATGCAGTGGCTGGTGTGGGCTCTGGCCACCGCCGGAAAGTTTTTCGAGGGAATGATCGTGTTCATGCAGGGGGTTGGCCTGCCCCTGATCAGCGAGCAGTTTGCGCTCACAGATATCGATGAGGGATTGATCACCGCTGCCACCCTCGCGGGAATTCTGTTTGGTGCCCTGCTTCTGGGGGGGCTCGCCGACCGGTTGGGCCGGAAGCCAGTGTTCATCGGCGAGATGGTGCTGCTGTTGGTCGCCTTGCTGGTAGCGGCCTTGGCTCCTTCGAAACAGGTGTTGATCGGCAGCCTGTTCGTCACCGGATTAGCCCTTGGTGCTGATTACCCCACCGCGCACCTGGTGATTTCGGAGAGTATCCCCTCGGCCATCCGTGGCCGGCTGGTGCTCGGTGCCTTCAGTTTTCAGGCGGTGGGAGCGGTGTTGGGTACAGCCATCGCTGCGGTGATCCTGGGCGCGAAACCTGATCTCGATGCGTGGCGCCTCTTCTACCTCGTACCTGTGATCCCGGTGGCTGGGGTGATCTGGGGTCGTTTGTTCTTGCCGGAAAGTAGCCACTGGTTGATCACGCGTGGTCTCACCACCAAGGCGGAGAAGCAGCTTCGTAAGTTGCTGAATCGCCAGAACTTGCGGCTCAAGAGTGTTCAGGTGGAGAGCGAGTCTGGTCGCCCTCATCGCAAGGGCTCCTGGGATCAGCTGTTCATCGGGAAGTATTTGCGAGGCACAATCCTTGCCTCGCTGCCCTGGTTTCTGCAGGATCTATCCACCTATGGGATCGGCATCTTCACCCCGGTGATCATCGGCCTGGCCTTTGGTCATGTCAGCCACGACCGGAATGTGGCCTCGATCATTCATGCAGATCTGATTGGCGCACGGGGCACTGCGCTGATTGATGTGGGCTTCCTGGTGGGCATTGCGGTGGCGATTGTGCTCGCGGATCGCTGGGGCCGTATCCCCCTGCAGGTGATCGGTTTCATCGGCTGTGCTGTTGGTTTGTCCTTGGCAGCTTTGGGTGGTGGCGGCGATCAATCCACTGATCGCTTGGTGTTGATCGTGGCTGGCTTCTTGATCTTCCAGTTCATGACCAACTTCGGCCCTAATGCCACCACCTATCTTCTGGCTGGAGAGGTGTTCCCTACGCGTATTCGCGGGCTTGGCGCTGGTTTTGCGGCCGCCAGCGGCAAGGTGGGCGCCGTCCTCACGGCATTTTTCTTTCCCACGCTGCTGAAGGCTTGGGGTACCGAGCGGCTGCTGATGGCCCTAGTGATCACCTCCTTGCTGGGAGCGGTTGTCACCTGGCTTTACCGAATTGAGACCAAAGGCCTGGATATGGAAACGCTCTGA
- a CDS encoding NAD(P)/FAD-dependent oxidoreductase, whose protein sequence is MAERFFLELESPETSTWPHVVVVGGGFAGLRVCRALKGAKVRVTLIDKRNFNLFAPLLYQVATGLVSRGDVAIPLRMLVGDQRNLQILLGEVRQIDPVERSVAFNGTHLRYDHLVLATGSGSTYLGHEEWRALAPPMKILEHAEEIRRRLLMALEEAERTVDAKQRQFLQTVVVVGSGPSGCELAGSVAELMRRALAKDFRRVDPEQTRVVLVVSGGRVLKEMPELLSEAAAANLQAKGVELVLGRVSDLQPGAVVIRLVDGDERVVQAANVFWTAGVRASKLGQRLADATGCALDRGGRVIVEPDFSIAGHPEIRVIGDLCHYAHASADGQAIPGMAGPATQMGQWVGRDLRAKLEGRPHQSFRYVDFGSMAVLGRLSAVANLRGIKLAGFPGWVLWALAHLAFMPDDENRITLLVKWLWAIVSEQRSSLLITGLPNDNQPGQGPAPFPMGWENEPSFADLLGPMAEAVEQFQRREHERALSEC, encoded by the coding sequence ATGGCCGAGCGCTTTTTTCTAGAGCTGGAGTCGCCCGAAACATCCACATGGCCCCATGTGGTGGTGGTGGGCGGCGGTTTTGCCGGCCTGCGGGTGTGCCGCGCGCTCAAGGGAGCGAAGGTGCGCGTCACGTTGATCGATAAGCGCAACTTCAATCTCTTTGCGCCCTTGTTGTATCAAGTGGCCACGGGCTTGGTGTCCCGCGGCGATGTGGCGATTCCTCTGCGGATGCTGGTGGGCGACCAACGCAATCTGCAGATTCTGCTGGGGGAGGTGCGTCAGATCGATCCGGTTGAGCGCAGCGTTGCCTTTAACGGTACCCATCTCCGTTACGACCATCTTGTGCTGGCCACTGGTTCCGGCAGCACCTATCTCGGCCATGAGGAATGGCGCGCCTTGGCACCGCCGATGAAGATCCTGGAGCACGCCGAGGAGATTCGCCGCCGTTTGCTCATGGCGCTCGAAGAGGCGGAGCGCACGGTGGATGCCAAGCAGCGCCAGTTTCTGCAAACCGTGGTGGTGGTGGGCAGTGGCCCCTCCGGTTGTGAATTGGCCGGCTCGGTCGCGGAGCTGATGCGGCGCGCCTTGGCGAAGGATTTTCGCCGTGTTGATCCTGAGCAGACCCGGGTGGTGTTGGTGGTGTCGGGAGGGCGGGTGCTCAAGGAGATGCCTGAGCTGTTGTCGGAGGCTGCGGCCGCCAATCTGCAGGCCAAGGGCGTTGAACTGGTGCTGGGCCGGGTCAGCGACCTGCAGCCCGGTGCGGTGGTGATCCGCCTCGTGGATGGCGACGAACGGGTGGTGCAGGCAGCAAACGTGTTTTGGACCGCCGGTGTGCGCGCCTCCAAGCTCGGCCAGCGACTGGCGGACGCCACCGGTTGCGCCCTGGATCGCGGCGGTCGTGTGATCGTGGAGCCCGATTTCTCGATTGCTGGTCACCCGGAGATTCGGGTGATCGGTGATCTTTGCCACTACGCCCACGCCAGTGCCGATGGGCAAGCCATCCCTGGCATGGCTGGCCCGGCCACGCAGATGGGCCAGTGGGTGGGCCGTGATCTTCGCGCCAAACTCGAAGGCCGCCCACATCAGTCCTTCCGCTATGTGGATTTCGGCAGCATGGCGGTGTTAGGCCGCCTGAGTGCCGTGGCCAACCTGCGGGGAATCAAGCTTGCGGGCTTTCCCGGCTGGGTGCTGTGGGCCCTCGCCCACTTGGCGTTTATGCCTGACGACGAAAACCGCATCACCCTGTTGGTGAAGTGGCTCTGGGCAATCGTGAGTGAGCAGCGCAGTTCACTGCTGATCACCGGCCTTCCCAATGACAACCAACCCGGGCAGGGGCCTGCTCCTTTCCCGATGGGCTGGGAGAACGAACCCTCGTTTGCCGATCTCCTTGGCCCGATGGCGGAGGCGGTGGAGCAGTTTCAGCGCCGTGAACATGAACGCGCCTTGAGCGAATGTTGA
- a CDS encoding phosphatase PAP2 family protein: MTPIVPPCLVQRSLLLVASLMAMSLASPAARAEPPVAQGVDLSIAPLSRVVGLPPRSDSELARQDLAILLWLQGARTPEMAANTWTLLERNTGSFSRALGVDVVKTTPTINAALKAFLKPVDAVKDTLKDRYQRPRPFVADTRIQPCLPLEQGYSFPSGHATWFRAASELLADLVPERRLRLVEVGRHGGNSRVLCGVHYPSDVQAGQRLGVAAAAQLIATPQWKAFKADPAVIAEVEVIRNVPAAALPELVR, translated from the coding sequence ATGACTCCCATCGTTCCCCCTTGCCTTGTGCAGCGCTCGCTGTTGCTGGTCGCTTCCTTGATGGCGATGTCGCTGGCTTCGCCTGCTGCTCGAGCCGAACCACCGGTCGCCCAAGGTGTTGATTTATCGATCGCCCCCCTCAGCCGGGTTGTGGGATTGCCACCGCGTTCGGATAGCGAGCTCGCCCGACAAGATCTGGCCATCCTGCTCTGGCTGCAGGGGGCGCGCACACCGGAGATGGCTGCCAACACATGGACCTTGTTGGAGCGCAACACCGGCAGCTTCAGCCGGGCGCTTGGCGTTGATGTGGTGAAGACCACGCCAACGATCAACGCGGCGCTGAAGGCTTTCCTGAAGCCCGTAGATGCCGTGAAAGACACGCTGAAAGATCGCTATCAGCGCCCTCGGCCGTTCGTCGCTGATACCAGGATCCAGCCTTGCCTGCCTCTGGAGCAGGGTTATTCCTTCCCCTCTGGTCACGCCACCTGGTTTCGGGCCGCGTCTGAGCTGTTGGCCGATCTGGTGCCCGAGCGACGCCTGCGGCTGGTGGAGGTGGGGCGTCATGGCGGCAACAGCCGCGTCTTATGCGGTGTGCATTACCCCAGCGATGTGCAGGCTGGCCAGCGTCTGGGTGTTGCTGCAGCCGCCCAATTGATCGCCACCCCGCAATGGAAGGCGTTCAAGGCGGATCCAGCGGTCATCGCTGAAGTGGAAGTGATTCGCAACGTCCCCGCGGCGGCCCTGCCAGAACTGGTGCGCTGA